The bacterium genome includes a window with the following:
- a CDS encoding 2-C-methyl-D-erythritol 4-phosphate cytidylyltransferase, which yields MRPTPLHLVLLAGGRGLRAGGGDGEPKQFRRTARGPLYTVSLRTFLDERPDAPWHLASLTITAPEERHAPVAREVAAVLADRRRGRPALPFQLAAPGATRTASTWHALRELDTRLGPGPDDLVAVHDTARPFASHDLLDALARAALAAGGAVPGVPVPDTIVRSRADAGAEYLARAELVAVQTPQVFRWAGFFAAHAWAAAESLEFTDDGGLAAARGDAPAVVAGEAGNWKVTTDADWERAAARLAGD from the coding sequence GTGAGGCCCACGCCTCTGCATCTGGTGCTGCTGGCGGGGGGCCGCGGCCTGCGGGCCGGCGGAGGCGACGGCGAGCCCAAGCAGTTCCGCCGCACCGCACGGGGCCCGCTCTACACCGTCAGCCTGCGCACCTTCCTGGACGAGCGCCCGGACGCGCCGTGGCATCTGGCCAGCCTGACCATCACCGCACCCGAGGAGCGCCACGCGCCCGTGGCGCGGGAGGTGGCGGCCGTCCTCGCCGACCGGCGCCGCGGCCGGCCCGCGCTGCCCTTCCAGCTGGCGGCGCCGGGCGCCACTCGCACCGCTTCGACCTGGCACGCCCTGCGCGAGCTCGATACCCGTCTGGGACCCGGGCCCGACGACCTGGTGGCGGTCCACGACACGGCCCGCCCCTTCGCTTCCCACGACCTGCTCGACGCCCTGGCCCGGGCGGCCCTCGCCGCCGGGGGCGCCGTGCCCGGGGTCCCGGTGCCCGACACCATCGTCCGCTCGCGGGCCGATGCCGGCGCCGAGTACCTGGCGCGCGCCGAGCTGGTGGCCGTGCAGACGCCCCAGGTCTTCCGGTGGGCCGGATTCTTCGCCGCCCACGCCTGGGCCGCGGCCGAAAGCCTTGAATTCACGGACGATGGGGGATTGGCGGCCGCCCGGGGCGACGCGCCGGCGGTGGTCGCCGGCGAGGCGGGAAACTGGAAGGTCACCACCGACGCCGACTGGGAGCGGGCCGCCGCCCGGCTCGCGGGCGACTGA